ATAAGTAACAATTTATTTTGGCTACTGTCTAAAAAAACTTATTTTTGTCTGGCATTCATCAAAAAGGTAACGTTTTATTCACCTGTAACTGTTCCGAGTCTTTATGTCAATGCGCCAACTCAAAATCACTAAGTCGATCACTAACCGTGAGTCCCAATCACTGGAAAAATATTTGCAGGAAATTGGGAAAGTAGACTTAATCACGCCGGAGGAAGAAGTGAACCTGGCTATCCGCATTAAGCAAGGAGATCAGAGAGCACTGGAAAAGCTTACAAAAGCCAACCTGCGCTTCGTGGTATCTGTTGCGAAGCAATATCAGAACCAGGGTTTATCCCTTAGTGATCTGATTAATGAGGGCAACCTCGGTCTTATCAAGGCAGCACAGCGTTTTGATGAAACACGTGGTTTTAAATTTATCTCTTATGCCGTATGGTGGATTCGCCAATCTATTCTGCAGGCATTGGCAGAACAAAGCCGCATCGTTCGTCTGCCGCTGAACAAGGTAGGCCTGAGCAATAAGATCAGCAAAGCATACTCCCAACTCGAACAGGAATTTGAAAGAGAACCATCGCCAGACGAACTGGCTACTATTCTCGAAATCAATACAGAAGAAGTAGAAGCCACTTTAGGTGTTGCCGCACGTCACGTATCTATGGATGCGCCTTTTATCGACGGAGAAGATAACTCTCTCCTGGATGTACTGGCTAATCCAAATGCAAGCAGTGCAGATGAGGAACTGGATCACCATGATTCACTGCGTCGCGAAATAGAACGTTCTTTATCTACCCTCACAGATCGTCAGAAAGATGTGATCATGCTGTATTTCGGTATTGCAGTAGAACATCCGATGTCACTGGAAGATATAGGGGAGAAGTTCGGTCTGACCCGCGAAAGGGTTCGCCAGATCAAAGATAAGGCGATCACTAAGTTAAGAACAACCAGCCGTAGCAAATTATTGAGGAACTATCTGGGTAACTAAGATTCGTTTCCTGAAACATATTAAAGGATAATACCACACGGTATTATCCTTTTTTTTATGCCTTTTTGGGTCGGTTTACCAACCAGGCCCCGGGAGTAACTGGTTAAAAAGGGAGATATCCCGCAGATAACCCGCCAATAACCCGCCTATAAGCCGCCTATATCCCGCCTCTTTAAAGAGGCGGGATATAGGCGGCTTATGTACTGAATATGGATGGCTTATCCCCGGGATTGATTCGGTGGCAGACTATTTTCCTCTCCCTGAGGGCGGATACCCATTTCTTTTCGCTACCTTTTTACTATTTTTGCATCCCTTAGGCTATTTCCCGGCTTAATTAAAAACAGGTTTTTGATGTTTGAATCATTATCAGAGCGGCTCGACTCCGCCTTCAAGCAGTTGAAAGGTGAGGGCCGTATCAGTGAAATAAATATTGCCAGTACTGTAAAGGAGATCCGCCGTGCACTGGTAGATGCGGACGTTAACTACAAAATCGCGAAAGACTTTACCGACAGGGTAAGGGAAAAAGCGCTGGGCGAAAAGGTGATCACTGCCATTTCTCCGGGTCAGCTCATGGTGAAGATCGTGAAGGACGAGCTGGCGGAACTGATGGGTGGTACCGAATCAGAACTGGATATCAAGGCTAACCCTTCTGTGATCCTGATAGCGGGTCTGCAGGGTTCCGGTAAAACCACTTTCTCCGGTAAACTGGCCAACTTCCTCAAAACTAAGAAGGGTAAGAAGCCCCTGCTGGTAGCTGCTGACATCTACCGTCCTGCGGCGATCGATCAGCTGAAAGTACTGGGTGAGCAGATTGGTGTGGAGGTTTATAGCGAGCCTGAAAATAAGGACGCTGTAAAAATCGCCCAGAATGCGATCGCTCACGCTAAGCAGAATGGCAATACTGTAGTGATCATCGATACCGCTGGTCGTCTGGCAGTCGATGAGGTCATGATGAAAGAGGTAGCCAATGTAAAGGCTGCTGTAAAACCAAACGAAATCCTCTTCGTCGTGGACTCCATGACAGGGCAGGATGCCGTGAATACCGCCAAAGCCTTCAACGATCGCCTGGACTTCAGTGGGGTCGTACTCACAAAGCTGGATGGTGATACCCGTGGTGGTGCTGCGTTAACTATCAAATATACCGTTGAGAAGCCCATCAAGTTCGTGAGCATGGGTGAAAAACTGGATACCCTGGATGTGTTCTACCCTGAGCGTATGGCACAGCGTATCCTGGGGATGGGTGATATTACCACCCTGGTAGAACGCGCGCAGGCACAGTTCAACGAAGAGCAGGCGAAAAAGCTGGAAAAGAAGATCCGTCAGAACCAGTTTGATTTTGATGACTTCCGTGAGCAGCTGAACCAGATTAAGAAAATGGGTAACCTGAAGGACCTGATGGGAATGATCCCGGGGATCGGAAAGGCTATCAAGGATATTGATATCAGCGACGATGCATTTAAGGGTATAGAAGCGATCATTGGCTCTATGACCCCTGCAGAACGTAGCAATCCAGACCTGATTGATGGCAGCCGCCGTCGCCGTATTGCGAAAGGTGCCGGCAAAGACATCCAGGATGTGAACCAGTTTATGAAACAATTTGAACAAATGCGTCAGATGATGAAACAAATGAATAAATTTGGCGCAGGGGGCAGAGGGTTGAAAGCAATGGGAAGATAGTATAAAGCGGCTTCAGTGCTGAGTTTGAGGCCAGATTTTAACTTATAAAACCAGCTTTGGATTTGATGCCAGGTAAACTGGAAATCAAACTTTTTGCAGCAAAAGAGAATTTTTAACAGAAAATATTTTGAACTAATTCTTTTTAAGATTACTTTTGCTGCCCCAATTGAATAATA
This window of the Chitinophaga sancti genome carries:
- a CDS encoding sigma-70 family RNA polymerase sigma factor → MRQLKITKSITNRESQSLEKYLQEIGKVDLITPEEEVNLAIRIKQGDQRALEKLTKANLRFVVSVAKQYQNQGLSLSDLINEGNLGLIKAAQRFDETRGFKFISYAVWWIRQSILQALAEQSRIVRLPLNKVGLSNKISKAYSQLEQEFEREPSPDELATILEINTEEVEATLGVAARHVSMDAPFIDGEDNSLLDVLANPNASSADEELDHHDSLRREIERSLSTLTDRQKDVIMLYFGIAVEHPMSLEDIGEKFGLTRERVRQIKDKAITKLRTTSRSKLLRNYLGN
- the ffh gene encoding signal recognition particle protein, giving the protein MFESLSERLDSAFKQLKGEGRISEINIASTVKEIRRALVDADVNYKIAKDFTDRVREKALGEKVITAISPGQLMVKIVKDELAELMGGTESELDIKANPSVILIAGLQGSGKTTFSGKLANFLKTKKGKKPLLVAADIYRPAAIDQLKVLGEQIGVEVYSEPENKDAVKIAQNAIAHAKQNGNTVVIIDTAGRLAVDEVMMKEVANVKAAVKPNEILFVVDSMTGQDAVNTAKAFNDRLDFSGVVLTKLDGDTRGGAALTIKYTVEKPIKFVSMGEKLDTLDVFYPERMAQRILGMGDITTLVERAQAQFNEEQAKKLEKKIRQNQFDFDDFREQLNQIKKMGNLKDLMGMIPGIGKAIKDIDISDDAFKGIEAIIGSMTPAERSNPDLIDGSRRRRIAKGAGKDIQDVNQFMKQFEQMRQMMKQMNKFGAGGRGLKAMGR